A window from Flavobacterium sp. 83 encodes these proteins:
- a CDS encoding site-specific integrase, giving the protein MTWAAKLIKHNSENRIAVYFEKNQDLIARIKQIEGARWSQQKTVWHLPDTVENRERFKIEPQANSLPSLEGMEQIEKFKQWLRSKRYSESTITTYSEALKSFLIFYREKPIAEINNEDVIIYNNDYILKNKLSASYQNQITNAIKLYFKTIKNTKIEVDKIHRPKRAKLLPNVLSKEEVKSILNAHSNIKHKTMLSLIYSCGLRRGELLNLKPADIDSKRGIVIIRQSKGKKDRIAPLSPKILEMLREYYIGYKPKTWLFEGQNNNTKYDERSLSNVLKQALTKSRISKPVSLHWLRHSYATHLLESGTDLRYIQELLGHSSSKTTEIYTHVSTKSLQQIKSPFDDL; this is encoded by the coding sequence ATGACTTGGGCAGCAAAACTGATAAAACACAATAGCGAAAATAGAATCGCCGTCTATTTTGAAAAAAATCAAGACCTGATTGCCCGTATCAAACAAATAGAAGGAGCCAGATGGAGCCAGCAAAAAACAGTTTGGCACCTTCCAGATACAGTAGAAAACAGAGAACGTTTCAAAATAGAACCCCAGGCAAATTCGCTCCCATCTCTTGAGGGAATGGAACAAATAGAGAAATTCAAACAATGGCTTCGTTCTAAACGCTATAGCGAAAGCACTATTACTACCTATAGCGAAGCCTTAAAATCTTTCCTGATTTTCTATCGAGAAAAACCCATTGCCGAAATCAATAATGAAGACGTGATTATCTACAACAACGACTATATATTAAAGAATAAGCTTTCGGCTTCATATCAGAACCAAATTACAAACGCCATCAAGCTATATTTTAAAACTATAAAAAACACTAAAATTGAAGTGGATAAAATTCACCGTCCCAAACGAGCCAAGCTATTGCCCAACGTTTTGAGTAAAGAGGAAGTGAAATCTATCTTGAATGCCCACAGCAACATCAAACACAAAACGATGCTGTCCTTAATTTATAGTTGTGGTTTGCGTCGTGGCGAACTTTTAAATTTAAAACCTGCTGATATAGATTCCAAAAGAGGGATTGTAATTATTCGCCAAAGCAAAGGTAAAAAAGACCGAATTGCTCCTTTGTCTCCAAAAATATTAGAAATGCTCCGAGAATATTATATAGGATATAAACCAAAAACTTGGCTATTTGAGGGACAAAACAACAATACAAAATACGATGAACGCAGTTTATCTAATGTACTAAAACAGGCATTAACAAAATCAAGAATAAGCAAACCCGTAAGTTTACATTGGCTACGACATAGTTATGCCACGCACCTACTCGAAAGCGGAACTGATTTGAGATACATTCAGGAATTATTAGGGCATAGCAGCAGTAAAACTACTGAGATTTACACCCACGTTAGTACGAAAAGTTTGCAACAAATAAAAAGTCCTTTTGATGATTTGTAA
- a CDS encoding IS1182 family transposase has product MQHIQGISRNQLRISSLEDAISSDNQVRFIDAFVNTISILRLGFSLQTLKKEGRPSYQTPVFLKIYLYGYLNGIRSSRKLEKECFRNLEMQWLLEGICPNYHSISDFRKNNPVALKNLFKLFVCFLKDIDLIGAETIAIDGTKSRAHNSKKANFNQKKIDKHLEYIENKTQEYLTALQENDVQENPVIIQNIQEKIERLKGNKLRYELLEEKLKASGEPQISTTDSDARALLVQGQVVEISFNIQAAVDAKHNLVVATHTINRNDRNALSAIALEAKENLGIATYSALVDKGYHNGKQIEICQQANITTIVAQPNQGKSNENGTQPDYLVANFQYDKNTDTYTCPQGETLHTTGNWHKKSSSKDGYNFKKYRTSKCKECAVKHLCTSRSGGREIDRGQYADAVEENNKRYRENPQLYRKRQEINEHIFGTIKRQWGYNHTNLTGLEKVNGEHSLIMLVYNIKRSINILGVPDLIAKLHKWNSPYKAKVLFLLKTNHLKLTNALDFYLMKLVA; this is encoded by the coding sequence ATGCAACATATTCAAGGAATTTCACGTAATCAGCTGCGCATTTCTAGTTTAGAAGACGCAATTTCCAGCGACAATCAAGTTCGCTTTATCGATGCTTTTGTAAATACCATCTCCATTTTAAGACTTGGATTTAGTCTGCAAACCCTTAAAAAAGAAGGACGCCCGAGTTACCAAACGCCGGTATTTTTAAAAATCTATTTGTATGGCTATCTTAATGGAATAAGAAGTAGTCGGAAATTAGAAAAAGAATGTTTTAGAAACCTAGAGATGCAATGGCTTTTAGAGGGGATTTGTCCGAACTACCATAGCATTTCTGATTTCAGAAAAAACAATCCTGTAGCCCTAAAGAACTTATTCAAACTCTTTGTTTGCTTCTTGAAAGATATCGATTTGATAGGAGCAGAAACCATCGCGATTGATGGTACAAAAAGCCGGGCGCATAATAGTAAGAAAGCGAATTTCAATCAAAAGAAAATCGATAAACACCTAGAATATATCGAGAATAAAACCCAAGAGTACCTGACTGCATTACAGGAAAATGATGTACAAGAAAATCCTGTTATAATTCAAAATATCCAAGAAAAAATAGAACGCTTAAAAGGGAATAAACTGCGATATGAACTCTTGGAAGAAAAACTAAAGGCCAGCGGCGAACCGCAAATAAGTACTACCGATAGTGATGCTAGGGCTTTATTAGTACAAGGACAAGTAGTTGAGATATCGTTTAATATCCAAGCTGCCGTGGATGCTAAGCACAATCTGGTAGTAGCCACGCACACGATCAACCGTAACGACAGGAATGCCTTGTCAGCAATAGCTTTGGAAGCCAAAGAGAATCTAGGGATTGCAACGTACAGCGCTTTGGTGGACAAAGGCTATCACAACGGAAAACAAATCGAGATCTGTCAGCAAGCTAATATTACGACCATTGTAGCCCAGCCCAATCAAGGGAAAAGCAACGAAAACGGCACCCAGCCGGATTATTTGGTAGCCAATTTTCAATATGATAAAAATACCGATACCTATACTTGTCCACAAGGCGAAACATTGCATACCACAGGGAATTGGCACAAGAAAAGCAGTTCAAAAGACGGATATAATTTTAAAAAATACCGAACGTCAAAATGCAAAGAATGCGCGGTGAAACATCTTTGTACGAGTCGGTCAGGAGGCCGAGAAATTGATCGAGGTCAATATGCTGATGCTGTAGAAGAAAACAACAAACGCTATCGAGAGAATCCCCAATTGTATCGCAAGCGACAAGAGATTAACGAGCACATCTTTGGGACTATCAAACGACAATGGGGTTACAACCACACCAACTTAACGGGATTAGAAAAAGTAAATGGAGAACACAGCCTGATTATGCTGGTGTATAACATCAAGCGGAGCATCAATATACTGGGCGTTCCTGATTTGATAGCCAAACTCCACAAATGGAACTCACCCTACAAGGCAAAAGTCTTGTTTTTGCTAAAAACGAACCATTTAAAGCTAACTAATGCCCTTGATTTTTATCTAATGAAATTAGTAGCCTAA
- a CDS encoding peptidylprolyl isomerase has product MKFKILILLFLGMVTVHSQTKKPVPAKKPGTAVKTIAKAPVAVEGIFATISTTKGDITVQLEYKKTPVTVANFIALSEGTNTYVLDDKLKGKPFFDGLKFHRVIKDFMIQGGDPSGNGSGGPGYAFKDEFTDLKFDKGGILAMANSGPTTNGSQFFITHKDTPWLNGKHTIFGHVTQGMNVVNLIAQDDVIKKITITRKGALAKQFDAPKVFSDYYGNKAEDAKKQALIDAENQKKQAAIQAEEKKAYFEKYGSVIYAKADYLKTAKATATTTASGLAYKIVQKGSGVKPADGTTFYFHYAGYFEDGTLFDSSYEDICKAYGKYDANRAAQNGYQPFPFEAGKKDGMIPGFLEALNLMTYGDKAVIFIPSNLAYGQRGAGGVIPPNTNLVFELEMFEKQPAPKQ; this is encoded by the coding sequence ATGAAATTTAAAATCTTAATTTTATTATTCCTAGGAATGGTAACGGTACATTCTCAAACTAAAAAACCAGTTCCTGCTAAAAAGCCCGGAACAGCAGTAAAAACTATTGCAAAAGCTCCTGTAGCAGTTGAAGGTATTTTTGCTACTATTTCAACTACCAAAGGAGATATTACCGTTCAACTGGAATACAAAAAAACGCCAGTAACTGTTGCGAACTTTATTGCACTTAGCGAGGGAACAAACACTTATGTTTTGGACGATAAACTAAAAGGAAAACCATTTTTTGATGGTTTGAAATTTCACCGTGTCATCAAAGATTTCATGATTCAAGGTGGTGATCCATCCGGTAACGGTTCTGGTGGCCCGGGATATGCGTTCAAAGATGAGTTTACCGATTTGAAATTTGATAAAGGCGGAATTTTGGCTATGGCCAATTCAGGTCCAACCACTAATGGAAGCCAATTCTTCATCACGCACAAAGACACGCCTTGGTTAAACGGAAAACACACTATTTTTGGTCACGTTACACAAGGAATGAATGTTGTCAACTTGATTGCTCAAGATGATGTTATTAAAAAAATCACCATTACCAGAAAAGGAGCTTTGGCAAAACAATTTGACGCCCCAAAAGTATTCTCTGATTATTATGGCAACAAAGCCGAGGACGCAAAGAAACAAGCTTTAATTGATGCTGAAAACCAAAAAAAGCAAGCTGCAATTCAAGCCGAAGAGAAAAAAGCGTATTTTGAAAAATACGGTAGCGTTATCTATGCCAAAGCAGATTATTTAAAAACTGCAAAAGCGACTGCTACAACTACAGCTTCAGGTTTAGCCTATAAAATAGTTCAAAAAGGAAGCGGAGTAAAACCTGCTGACGGAACAACTTTCTATTTTCATTATGCCGGTTATTTTGAGGACGGAACCTTATTTGACAGCAGCTATGAAGACATTTGCAAAGCTTATGGAAAATACGATGCAAACAGAGCCGCACAAAACGGATACCAACCTTTCCCTTTTGAAGCAGGTAAAAAAGACGGAATGATTCCTGGATTTTTAGAAGCATTGAATCTAATGACTTATGGAGACAAAGCAGTGATTTTTATTCCATCTAATTTAGCGTATGGACAAAGAGGTGCTGGTGGTGTAATTCCCCCTAATACAAATCTTGTTTTCGAATTGGAAATGTTTGAAAAACAACCGGCTCCAAAACAGTAA
- a CDS encoding peptidylprolyl isomerase — protein MKKSFLFLLLVLTTLYSCKEEHNTLPDGLYAKIETNKGEIIVQLDFEKAPITVANYVTLAEGKNEFVTNENLKKRPFFDGLKFHRVIKEFMIQTGDPLGTGSGDTGYKFKDEFTDLKFDKGGVLAMANNGPATNSSQFFITHLATPWLDGKHTIFGHVVEKGMDVVNKIEQNDFINKVTIIRNGEAAKKFDAVKIFNDYFAVESQNQKKKAALDAENKRIYDEKYKAVRDQKIAYFATLKAKATTTPSGLRYIITKKSGGKKPANGASIYIHYAGFLEDGELFDASIESEAKTFGKYDENRAAQNGYQPIPFQAGKKDGMIPGFIEGLEKLSLGDKAVLFIPSRLAYGPAGAGGVIPPNANIIFEIELIQQ, from the coding sequence ATGAAAAAAAGCTTCCTATTCCTTTTGCTGGTACTTACCACATTGTATTCTTGTAAAGAAGAACACAACACGCTTCCTGATGGTTTATATGCTAAAATTGAAACCAATAAAGGAGAAATCATAGTGCAATTAGATTTCGAAAAAGCACCAATAACAGTAGCCAATTATGTGACTTTGGCCGAAGGAAAAAATGAATTTGTCACCAATGAAAATCTGAAAAAAAGACCTTTTTTTGACGGTTTGAAATTTCACAGAGTAATCAAAGAATTTATGATCCAAACGGGAGATCCACTAGGAACAGGATCTGGAGATACCGGTTATAAATTCAAAGACGAGTTTACCGATTTGAAATTTGACAAAGGCGGTGTTTTGGCTATGGCCAATAACGGTCCGGCGACTAACAGCAGCCAGTTTTTCATTACACATCTTGCAACACCTTGGCTAGACGGGAAACACACCATTTTTGGCCATGTTGTCGAAAAAGGAATGGATGTAGTCAACAAGATTGAGCAAAATGACTTCATCAACAAAGTGACTATCATCCGAAATGGCGAAGCTGCCAAAAAGTTTGATGCCGTGAAAATATTCAATGATTATTTTGCTGTCGAATCTCAAAATCAAAAGAAAAAAGCAGCTCTCGACGCTGAAAACAAAAGAATATACGACGAAAAATACAAAGCTGTCAGAGACCAAAAAATAGCTTATTTTGCAACACTAAAAGCCAAAGCAACAACAACACCTTCAGGATTGCGATACATAATCACTAAAAAAAGTGGTGGTAAAAAACCCGCTAACGGAGCAAGTATTTACATTCATTACGCCGGTTTTCTGGAAGACGGAGAACTTTTTGACGCAAGTATAGAAAGTGAAGCTAAGACTTTTGGAAAATACGATGAAAACAGAGCTGCTCAAAACGGCTACCAACCCATTCCTTTTCAAGCAGGAAAAAAAGATGGCATGATTCCTGGTTTCATCGAAGGACTGGAGAAATTATCCCTTGGTGACAAAGCAGTACTTTTCATTCCGTCAAGATTAGCCTATGGACCAGCTGGAGCAGGTGGCGTAATTCCGCCAAATGCCAATATTATTTTTGAAATTGAATTAATCCAACAATAA
- the gldI gene encoding gliding motility-associated peptidyl-prolyl isomerase GldI, with amino-acid sequence MKNSKLTAIAFFLLVLVASCKQHQEARRPISQTSGTFMKKSIARNKKLIAGEEGQIDAVIRRNPKVKFIASTKGYWYSYSLKNEKDTLTPKKGDVAFFDYEIKDMKGNIIYSEIELRPQVYYVDKQNIMMGLRDGIKLMHKKEKVNFLFNSHMGYGYHGDNKKIGTNQPLLCIVTLRDFMPEDAYKKQNAVQPASAPVVKQEEVSTQAKSNDTITQ; translated from the coding sequence ATGAAAAACAGCAAGTTAACTGCCATTGCATTCTTTTTGTTGGTATTGGTTGCAAGTTGCAAACAACATCAGGAAGCCCGCAGACCTATTTCTCAAACTTCGGGAACTTTCATGAAGAAATCCATTGCGCGAAATAAAAAATTAATTGCCGGCGAGGAAGGGCAAATCGATGCTGTTATCAGAAGAAATCCAAAAGTGAAATTTATTGCCTCAACCAAAGGATATTGGTATTCTTATTCGCTTAAAAACGAAAAAGATACATTAACCCCTAAAAAAGGAGATGTTGCATTCTTTGACTATGAAATAAAAGATATGAAAGGCAATATCATTTATTCTGAAATCGAATTAAGACCACAAGTATATTATGTAGACAAACAAAACATCATGATGGGATTAAGAGACGGAATCAAATTGATGCACAAAAAAGAGAAAGTAAACTTTCTTTTCAACTCACACATGGGATATGGTTACCATGGCGACAACAAAAAAATAGGTACAAATCAGCCCTTACTTTGCATCGTGACTTTACGTGATTTCATGCCAGAAGATGCATATAAAAAACAAAATGCAGTACAACCAGCATCTGCGCCAGTTGTTAAGCAAGAAGAAGTTTCTACCCAAGCCAAATCAAATGATACTATAACGCAATAA
- a CDS encoding RidA family protein — MKRENILTGSPWEDKMGYCRAVRIGNIIEVSGTVAIIDGEKVKADDAHAQTLNILERVEKVLEDLNVSMKDVIRTRIFTTDITTFEAVATAHAKFFKDIKPTTGFYGINQLVAPEYLVEIEFTAIAPEKPLVQEGL; from the coding sequence ATGAAAAGAGAAAACATATTGACAGGCTCACCATGGGAAGATAAAATGGGATATTGTCGTGCGGTACGTATTGGAAACATCATTGAAGTATCAGGAACAGTAGCTATAATTGACGGTGAAAAAGTAAAAGCTGACGATGCGCATGCACAAACGCTGAACATTCTAGAACGAGTAGAAAAAGTACTGGAAGACTTGAATGTAAGCATGAAAGATGTCATTCGCACCCGAATATTCACAACTGATATAACTACATTTGAAGCTGTTGCTACGGCTCACGCCAAATTTTTTAAAGATATAAAACCTACAACAGGTTTTTACGGAATCAATCAATTAGTTGCTCCAGAATATTTGGTTGAAATCGAATTTACAGCAATTGCTCCAGAAAAACCTTTAGTTCAGGAAGGATTGTAA
- a CDS encoding voltage-gated chloride channel family protein, with amino-acid sequence MNLENAKKIMLVTVKWIFICALTGIISGSASVFFLVALEWVTQVREHNNWLIWLLPIGGLIIGLCYHYYGKDVVKGNNLLLEEYENPQKLIPLKMAPLVLIGTLITHLFGGSAGREGTAVQMGGAIADQFTKLLSRARHAERSRGTSDKHDNSDRKTLIILGISAGFASVFGTPLAGALFALEVLYFSKISFKSIPLSFITAYVAYFTVEFWEVKHTHYNIPIIPEMNLTNLFWVILASILFGLAAMFFSRSTHFWGTLFSKTISYPPLRPFIGGIIIALAIYFIGTTKYIGLGVPMIADAFSNPNASYDFLLKILFTGFTLGAGFKGGEVTPLFFVGATLGSALSIVIPLPIAILAGMGFVAVFSGATHTPIACTVMGMELFGVESGVFIGIACIIAYFSSGSVGIYKAQIVKGAKYHLYQKLKSKDIELL; translated from the coding sequence ATGAATTTAGAGAACGCTAAAAAAATAATGCTTGTCACAGTCAAATGGATTTTCATTTGTGCTTTGACAGGCATTATTTCTGGATCAGCATCTGTATTTTTTTTAGTGGCATTAGAATGGGTAACACAGGTTAGAGAACATAATAACTGGCTCATTTGGCTTTTGCCAATAGGCGGTCTTATTATCGGATTGTGCTACCATTATTACGGAAAGGATGTTGTAAAAGGCAATAATTTATTACTAGAAGAGTACGAAAATCCCCAGAAATTAATTCCTTTAAAAATGGCGCCTTTAGTGCTTATTGGCACCTTAATAACGCATCTTTTTGGAGGTTCTGCAGGTCGCGAAGGAACCGCTGTACAAATGGGAGGAGCCATTGCCGATCAATTTACAAAACTGTTATCCCGAGCACGTCATGCCGAGCGCAGTCGAGGGACGAGCGACAAACATGACAATTCAGATAGAAAGACACTAATCATTCTGGGAATCAGTGCTGGTTTTGCATCGGTTTTTGGTACACCTTTGGCTGGAGCACTTTTTGCTTTAGAAGTTTTATATTTCAGCAAAATCAGTTTCAAAAGCATTCCGCTGTCTTTTATAACTGCTTACGTTGCTTATTTCACCGTTGAATTCTGGGAAGTAAAACACACCCATTATAACATCCCTATTATTCCTGAAATGAATTTAACCAACTTGTTTTGGGTAATTCTTGCGAGTATATTATTTGGTTTGGCCGCTATGTTTTTCTCTCGAAGCACACACTTTTGGGGTACTTTATTTTCGAAAACCATATCCTATCCTCCGCTTCGTCCTTTCATAGGAGGAATAATCATTGCTTTAGCAATCTATTTTATTGGAACCACAAAATACATCGGTTTAGGAGTTCCCATGATTGCTGATGCTTTTTCAAATCCAAATGCATCTTACGATTTTCTGCTCAAAATACTATTCACTGGATTTACGCTGGGCGCAGGTTTCAAAGGTGGCGAAGTAACACCGCTTTTCTTTGTGGGTGCCACTTTAGGAAGTGCTTTATCAATTGTAATTCCGCTGCCCATTGCAATTTTAGCAGGAATGGGATTCGTCGCTGTTTTTTCGGGAGCAACCCACACCCCTATCGCATGCACCGTGATGGGAATGGAACTTTTCGGGGTCGAAAGTGGTGTTTTCATTGGTATCGCCTGCATTATCGCTTACTTTAGTTCCGGTTCTGTGGGGATTTACAAAGCCCAAATTGTAAAAGGGGCAAAATACCATTTGTACCAAAAACTAAAAAGCAAAGACATCGAGCTTTTGTAA
- a CDS encoding bifunctional oligoribonuclease/PAP phosphatase NrnA yields the protein MKIQDIQAIQLLLSTPKKIAIIPHRGPDGDAMGSTLGLYHFLLKNNHQPIVVSPNEFPDFLAWMPGSETVKIYEKDKENCTKILEDAEVIFTLDFNALHRTGEMETVLEKLTAPFIMIDHHQKPDDYAAVTYSDTSYGSTCEMLYNFILFLGKKEDIDKTIGTCIYTGILTDSGSFRFPKTTGNTHRIVAELIDLGVENTEIPTLLFDNSSYGRLQLLGRALQNMKVITEHKTAYTTLTQDELNTFDYVKGDTEGIVNYGLSIKGILFTAIFIENTAEKIIKISFRSQGDFDVNQFARDHFHGGGHRNAAGGKSEVSMEETINKFEDLVTKITI from the coding sequence ATGAAAATACAAGACATTCAAGCGATACAGTTGTTATTATCAACTCCAAAAAAAATTGCCATAATTCCACACCGAGGTCCTGATGGAGATGCTATGGGTTCTACTTTAGGATTATATCATTTTTTATTAAAAAACAACCACCAGCCTATTGTGGTTTCCCCAAATGAATTCCCTGATTTTTTAGCTTGGATGCCAGGTTCTGAAACAGTCAAAATATACGAAAAAGACAAAGAAAACTGCACCAAAATATTGGAAGATGCCGAGGTGATTTTCACTTTAGATTTTAATGCTTTGCATCGTACAGGTGAAATGGAAACTGTTTTAGAAAAACTAACTGCCCCATTTATCATGATTGATCATCATCAAAAACCAGATGATTATGCAGCCGTTACCTATTCAGACACTTCCTATGGTTCCACTTGTGAAATGTTATATAACTTCATTTTATTTCTTGGCAAAAAAGAAGATATTGACAAAACTATTGGAACTTGCATTTACACCGGAATTTTAACCGATTCAGGTTCTTTCCGTTTTCCAAAAACAACTGGAAACACCCATAGAATCGTTGCTGAACTAATTGATTTAGGTGTTGAAAATACGGAGATTCCTACCTTATTATTTGACAATAGTTCTTATGGCCGTTTGCAATTACTAGGAAGAGCGCTTCAAAACATGAAAGTGATAACGGAACATAAAACTGCTTATACCACACTTACACAAGACGAGTTAAACACTTTTGATTACGTAAAAGGAGATACGGAAGGCATTGTAAATTACGGATTAAGCATCAAAGGAATTCTTTTCACTGCTATTTTCATCGAAAATACAGCAGAAAAAATCATCAAGATTTCGTTTCGTTCCCAAGGCGATTTTGATGTCAATCAATTTGCAAGAGACCATTTCCATGGTGGCGGACATCGCAATGCGGCTGGAGGAAAATCAGAAGTATCGATGGAAGAAACGATAAATAAATTTGAGGATTTAGTAACAAAAATAACGATATAA